TTTCGGGCGATCTTCGAGCTTTCCGGCGTCGGTATCGCAACCCTCAGCCCCGAAGGACATTTTCTTCAGGTCAATCCCGCCTATTGCCGTTTTCTTGGTTACTCTGCCGAAGAGATCCTCCACAAGAGCGTCGAGGACGTCACCCATCCCGAAGATCTGGCGGTGACCCGAACCCTCTACGAAGAGGTTCGCCAGGGGAAGAGAGACTTTTTCGCCTACGACAAGCGTTTTGTCCATCGTAGCGGCCGGGATATTTGGGGGGCGGTCACCGTGGCCTGGTTGCTCGACGAGGAAGGTCGGCCCGAGTATGCCGTGGGGATGGTTCAGGACATTACCGAACGGAAACTGGCCGAACTGCGTCTGGCGGAAAACGAAGAGCGCTTCAAGCATCTGGCTCATCATGACAACCTCACCGGCCTGCCCAACCGCTTGCTCTTTGCCGATCGCCTGCACCATGCCATGAGTCGCGCCCGACGTTCCGGCGCGTTATTGGCGCTCCTCTTTTTCGATCTCGATCGTTTCAAGGCGATCAATGACACCCATGGTCATGAGGGCGGGGACGAGGTCTTGCGGGCGGTGGCCCAGCGCCTGACTGGTCTGGTTCGCGACGCCGATACCGTGGCCCGTTTCGGCGGGGACGAATTCATTATTCTGATGGAGGATGTGACGGAGACCACCGACGTCGAACATCTGGCCGGGAAGGTTCTCGCCGGTCTCGCTCAGCCTCTCCCCCTCGGCGACCAGACCCTGACGGTCACCACCAGTATTGGCATCAGCATCTTCCCTCGTGACGGGGCGGATGCCGATACGCTCATCAAACGCGCGGACGATGCCATGTTCCGGGCCAAGCAAGAGGGGCGCAACCTCTTTGTTTTTCACGATGAGACCCCCTTGGCGAGAGTCGCGGGCCCCTGACCGGCCCTGCGGCTACGCTCAGGGCACACGACTTCGGTCTCGCGAAGAATCGGGCTTAAGGAAGGACGGGAATGGATATGACATTGACAGCGGCGCGGCCGGGCCCCTCTTGGGGAATCGCCGAACGCAACGAGTACAAGGCGATTTATGAGCGGCTACGGCCGATGCATCAGGCGGTGCTTCAGGATCTGGTGCGGAAAATCCGTCTGCTGCTGGAGGAGAGCGGGCAGAGTCCGGCCATCAAATCCCGGGTCAAACGTTTCGACGGCTATTTCGAAAAACTCCTGAAGCTTTTCCGTAAGGAGGGAGAGCAGGCGATGCTCACCGATCTGCTCGGCATCCGCATCGTTTGCCCTTTTCTGGAGGATGTGGAAACCATCGAGGCGATTCTGGCCGAACATTTCCCAGTGGTGGAAATCGAACACAAGGGGGCGCGCAACTCTTTTCGCGAGTTCGGCTACGTCTCGTTGCATCTGCTGATTCCCGTGGCGTCGGAAGACTTCGTCGAGGTGCTGCCTGGCTGCGAAAAGATTTGCGAGATCCAGTTGCGCACGATTCTGCAGGATGCCTGGGCCGAGGTCGAACACGAACTGATCTACAAATCGGACATCACCTTGCCCAACGAGCTGATCAAACGCAAGCTCGCCGCTCTCAACGCCAATCTGACCCTTTCCGATCTGATTTTTCAGGAAATCCGTGATTATCAGCAGGAACTCCGTGAACAGGACCGCTGTCGTCGCGAGCAACTCAACGCTTGTGCCAATGGGACGTTGCCGCCCCATTTCCGCCAGAAATTCGAACCGCCGACGGAGCTGGCGTCCCTGACCGGACAGCGCCGTCTCGACAAGCTGATGCTGGAGGCCCACAACGCCCACGGGCAGGGGGATATGGAGGGGGCGATCACCTTTTACAGCCGGATTCTGCGACTCAAGCTCAGCGAGCCGGTGCGCTCCCTGATCTATAACCACCGGGGCATGGCCTACTTCGGCATCGCCGATTATCTCCAGTCCATCCGCGATTTTTCCCGGGCGATCTTTTTTGACGAAAGCAACGTGCGTTGCTACAACAACCGGGCGTTGGCCTTCCGGGTGATTCACGCCCTCGATAAATCCCTGGCTGATTACGACCGCTCCCTGGCAATCAATCCCAACCAGGTCGACGGCTACTGGGGGCGGGCGCAGACCTGCTATGCCATGCACCTCTACACCCAGGCTCACGCCGACTGCGAAAGCGCCCTCAATATCGATCCCGAATTTCAGCCCGCCCGTTCCTTGCTGGCCCGCATCAACAGTCAGATGTTCTGACTCTGAAACCTTTTTCCGCCGACGAAAAAAGCCGCCCCTGTTCGGGACGGCTTTTTTTTGTGGGGTTGGACCGATGACTCAGGCGCTCGTTTTTTTCTTTGCCCGTTCTTCCCGCCACATGTCGATCAGCAGCAGGGCGACGCCGACGCTGATGGCCGAGTCGGCGACGTTGAAGGCTGGCCAATGGTGCCGGTACCAGTGGACATCGAGAAAGTCGATGACCTCGCCGAGGCGCACCCGGTCAATAAGATTGCCGACGGCGCCGGAAAAAACCAGGGCCATGGCCCAGATATGCAGGCGCTGCTCGTCGGAAATACGCCGCAGATACCAGAGAATGCCGACCGCCGCGAGGGTGGCGACGGTGATGAAGAAGGGCACCCGGAAGGCGTTATCGGCGAGAATGCCAAAGGCCGCCCCTTTGTTGCGGACATAGGTGATGTGGAAGAAATTCTCGAAGACGGTCACCGATTCATACAGGGCGAAGCGGTGATCGATATAGAATTTGGTCAACTGGTCGACAACCAGTACCACCAGAGAGACGATGAGCAACAGACGATAACGGAAAGGCACGGGGAGACTCCGGGGGGAAAGACTGAAGGCTGAAGGCTGAAGACCGAAGGAGATGTTTGCCTTCAGTCTTCAGCCTAAACCCCTTCAGCCTTACTTTAATGCTTCCAGGCAGCGCTGGCAGATGGTCGGATGTTCGCTGAGGGTGCCGACAGTGACGGCGTAGTTCCAGCAGCGTTCGCACTTTTCACCCTGGGCTTTCTCCACCCGAACCTTGAGGCCGGGCACCTCGCCGCCGCCGCCGGCGGCGTCGTCGGGGAGATTATCGACCAGTTCCGCCTGGGAGACGATGAAGAGGGTGGCCAGTTCGTCGCTATAGCTTTCGAGCAGATCGCGCCATTCGCCGGCGGGAGCCGCGACCAGAACGCGGGCGTCGAGGGAGTGGCCGATGCGCTTGTCGGTCCGGGCCGTTTCCAAAGCCTTGGAGACATCGGAGCGCACCGCCAGCAGCTTTTCGTAGCGCGCTTCGAGATCGGCGTCGAGCAGACTCGTTTCGAAGCGGGGGAAACTCGCCAGATGCACACTCTCTTCGCGTTTGCCGGGGAGTTCCCGCCAGATTTCGTCGGCGGTGAAGGAAAGAACCGGCGCGATCAGCCGGGTGAGGGCGTCGAGGATGCGGTACATGGCGGTCTGGCCGCTGCGCCGCGCCAGACTCTTGGCCGGGGCGGTGTAGAGACGGTCCTTGAGTACGTCAAGATAGAAGGCGCTCATGTCGACGCTGCAGAAGTTATGCACGGCGTGATAGAGGATGTGGAATTCGTAGTCGTCGTAGGACTTCTCCACCCGGCCCACCAGCCGCTCCAGCCTTGAGAGGGCCCAGCGGTCGATTTCCAGCAGTTCGCCGTCGGCCACCGCATCGGCTGTCGGGTCAAAGCCGTGCAGGTTGCCAAGGATGTAGCGGGCGGTGTTGCGGATGCGCCGGTAGGCGTCGG
The nucleotide sequence above comes from Desulfuromonas acetexigens. Encoded proteins:
- the lspA gene encoding signal peptidase II, whose translation is MPFRYRLLLIVSLVVLVVDQLTKFYIDHRFALYESVTVFENFFHITYVRNKGAAFGILADNAFRVPFFITVATLAAVGILWYLRRISDEQRLHIWAMALVFSGAVGNLIDRVRLGEVIDFLDVHWYRHHWPAFNVADSAISVGVALLLIDMWREERAKKKTSA